A genomic window from Elaeis guineensis isolate ETL-2024a chromosome 3, EG11, whole genome shotgun sequence includes:
- the LOC105041706 gene encoding transcription factor MYB124 isoform X2, with translation MEAAGMNSDDAVALAAAAAGTAAAPPKKDRRIVSWTPEEDDLLREQVALHGIVNWTKIASQFRDKSGRQCRRRWNSYLNSDCKKGGWSPEEDKLLCEAQKVYGNRWTEIAKVVSGRTDNAVKNRFSTLCKKRATNEALFKENSGSFLNSNKRVIIQNGCITVQTRELSIPTKQMRYNISDLKESNISEQYTGNHEMKKDQLRSPLAVLAPNCDIAGGLLTQNHVGNDSRTAVYDENKTTCTFFRKDDPKVTALLQQAELLSSLAHKVNAENTKESLDDAWKGIQDYLAQTEETEILSRKISGTEFVLDDFTDLIEDLKGTNTTGLQSLRQSELHQNSEGTSEYSTGLAEHFETQRNEMDHQTDNCSFNNNTEVNGPHKDMQLPSITTHQEEVLPPIKMPKENDESSCNVSNSQFASPLPTTPPFRSLADEITTPEFTEKRFLLDLIGLPSPAPSPKSSQQPTCKKALLDSL, from the exons ATGGAAGCTGCGGGGATGAATTCTGATGATGCTGTTGCTctagcggcggcggcggcggggaCGGCGGCGGCGCCTCCGAAGAAGGATCGGCGTATCGTCAGCTGGACTCCAGAG GAGGATGATCTGCTCCGGGAGCAAGTCGCTCTTCATGGAATTGTGAA CTGGACGAAGATCGCATCTCAATTCAGGGATAAGAGCGGGAGACAGTGCCGAAGAAG ATGGAATTCGTACTTGAATTCAGACTGTAAGAAAGGTGGATGGTCGCCAGAAGAGGACAAGCTCTTGTGTGAG GCTCAGAAGGTTTATGGGAACAGATGGACTGAGATTGCGAAGGTAGTCTCGGGCAG AACAGATAATGCAGTCAAGAACCGTTTCTCTACCCTCTGCAAGAAAAGAGCAACGAATGAGGCTTTATTCAAGGAAAATAGTGGTTCATTCTTGAACTCAAATAAGAGGGTCATAATTCAAAATGGATGCATCACAGTTCAGACAAGGGAATTATCAATACCCACCAAGCAGATGAG GTACAATATTTCGGATCTTAAAGAAAGTAACATAAGTGAACAATATACTGGGAACCATGAAATGAAAAAGGATCAGTTAAGGTCTCCTCTGGCAGTGCTTGCTCCAAACTGTGACATTGCTGGTGGATTGCTGACTCAAAATCATGTTGGAAATGACTCAAGGACAGCAGTATATGATG AAAATAAGACTACATGTACCTTTTTTAGAAAGGATGATCCAAAAGTAACTGCCTTGCTTCAACAAGCGGAGCTGCTTAGTTCCCTTGCACATAAAGTTAATGCAGAAAACACCAAGGAGAGCCTTGATGATGCCTGGAAG GGAATCCAAGACTACCTTGCCCAAACAGAAGAGACTGAAATACTGAGTAGGAAAATTTCCGGAACAGAATTTGTACTGGATGACTTCACAGACCTCATAGAGGATCTAAAGGGCACCAATACAACAGGTCTGCAATCTTTGAG GCAATCCGAGTTGCATCAAAACAGTGAAGGAACCTCAGAGTACAGCACTGGATTGGCTGAGCACTTCGAAACTCAAAGAAATGAAATGGATCATCAGACTGACAATTGTTCATTTAACAACAACACGGAGGTTAATGGTCCACACAAAGATATGCAGCTTCCAAGTATAACCACTCATCAAG AGGAAGTCTTGCCTCCTATAAAAATGCCAAAGGAGAATGATGAAAGTAGTTGCAATGTTTCTAATTCTCAGTTTGCCTCACCTCTTCCAACAACCCCACCTTTCCGATCATTAGCAGATGAGATTACAACCCCAGAATTTACG GAGAAGCGTTTCTTGCTGGATTTAATTGGTCTGCCATCACCAGCCCCCAGCCCCAAATCCTCTCAACAACCAACCTGCAAAAAGGCTCTTCTTGATAGCCTCTGA
- the LOC105041706 gene encoding transcription factor MYB124 isoform X1 produces the protein MEAAGMNSDDAVALAAAAAGTAAAPPKKDRRIVSWTPEEDDLLREQVALHGIVNWTKIASQFRDKSGRQCRRRWNSYLNSDCKKGGWSPEEDKLLCEAQKVYGNRWTEIAKVVSGRTDNAVKNRFSTLCKKRATNEALFKENSGSFLNSNKRVIIQNGCITVQTRELSIPTKQMRYNISDLKESNISEQYTGNHEMKKDQLRSPLAVLAPNCDIAGGLLTQNHVGNDSRTAVYDENKTTCTFFRKDDPKVTALLQQAELLSSLAHKVNAENTKESLDDAWKGIQDYLAQTEETEILSRKISGTEFVLDDFTDLIEDLKGTNTTGLQSLRQSELHQNSEGTSEYSTGLAEHFETQRNEMDHQTDNCSFNNNTEVNGPHKDMQLPSITTHQEEVLPPIKMPKENDESSCNVSNSQFASPLPTTPPFRSLADEITTPEFTASEKRFLLDLIGLPSPAPSPKSSQQPTCKKALLDSL, from the exons ATGGAAGCTGCGGGGATGAATTCTGATGATGCTGTTGCTctagcggcggcggcggcggggaCGGCGGCGGCGCCTCCGAAGAAGGATCGGCGTATCGTCAGCTGGACTCCAGAG GAGGATGATCTGCTCCGGGAGCAAGTCGCTCTTCATGGAATTGTGAA CTGGACGAAGATCGCATCTCAATTCAGGGATAAGAGCGGGAGACAGTGCCGAAGAAG ATGGAATTCGTACTTGAATTCAGACTGTAAGAAAGGTGGATGGTCGCCAGAAGAGGACAAGCTCTTGTGTGAG GCTCAGAAGGTTTATGGGAACAGATGGACTGAGATTGCGAAGGTAGTCTCGGGCAG AACAGATAATGCAGTCAAGAACCGTTTCTCTACCCTCTGCAAGAAAAGAGCAACGAATGAGGCTTTATTCAAGGAAAATAGTGGTTCATTCTTGAACTCAAATAAGAGGGTCATAATTCAAAATGGATGCATCACAGTTCAGACAAGGGAATTATCAATACCCACCAAGCAGATGAG GTACAATATTTCGGATCTTAAAGAAAGTAACATAAGTGAACAATATACTGGGAACCATGAAATGAAAAAGGATCAGTTAAGGTCTCCTCTGGCAGTGCTTGCTCCAAACTGTGACATTGCTGGTGGATTGCTGACTCAAAATCATGTTGGAAATGACTCAAGGACAGCAGTATATGATG AAAATAAGACTACATGTACCTTTTTTAGAAAGGATGATCCAAAAGTAACTGCCTTGCTTCAACAAGCGGAGCTGCTTAGTTCCCTTGCACATAAAGTTAATGCAGAAAACACCAAGGAGAGCCTTGATGATGCCTGGAAG GGAATCCAAGACTACCTTGCCCAAACAGAAGAGACTGAAATACTGAGTAGGAAAATTTCCGGAACAGAATTTGTACTGGATGACTTCACAGACCTCATAGAGGATCTAAAGGGCACCAATACAACAGGTCTGCAATCTTTGAG GCAATCCGAGTTGCATCAAAACAGTGAAGGAACCTCAGAGTACAGCACTGGATTGGCTGAGCACTTCGAAACTCAAAGAAATGAAATGGATCATCAGACTGACAATTGTTCATTTAACAACAACACGGAGGTTAATGGTCCACACAAAGATATGCAGCTTCCAAGTATAACCACTCATCAAG AGGAAGTCTTGCCTCCTATAAAAATGCCAAAGGAGAATGATGAAAGTAGTTGCAATGTTTCTAATTCTCAGTTTGCCTCACCTCTTCCAACAACCCCACCTTTCCGATCATTAGCAGATGAGATTACAACCCCAGAATTTACGGCAAGT GAGAAGCGTTTCTTGCTGGATTTAATTGGTCTGCCATCACCAGCCCCCAGCCCCAAATCCTCTCAACAACCAACCTGCAAAAAGGCTCTTCTTGATAGCCTCTGA